From Saccharibacillus brassicae:
GAACAGCGGCCGACTTCAAGCAGCATCGCCTGAGGATCTTCCGTCTGACGCGTCGTGATCTTCGAACCGAGCGATTTGACGTCGCCCATCCGTTCGATCACGTAATTCGAAGCGGCTTCGTCGTCCGGCAGGTGAAAAGGCAGGAAGCAAAAGTGGACGCTGCGGCTCTCCGCCAATTTGCGCAGGCCGTCGGCGATGCCCGCAAGTTCGGTCCGGTCGGGATTCCAGAATCGGACCGAGATGCCGATCTTCGGCAGGTCGCCCGGCTTCTCGGCTGGAAATTTCGACGTCGCGCCCGCGGGCAGCGGCAGTCCCATCACCGGGTCCGGCACCACTTCGATCCGGCTTCCGTCCATCCGCATCGCATGCAGCAGCTGCGCGGATTCCTGATCGCGCACCGATACGTAAGCGCTGCGTTTGAACGCACCGTGGATCAGCGGGTAGAAAAACTTGCGGCTGACCGGACCAACGCCCTGCGCGTAGATGAACACCGGCTTGCCGATCCATTGGGCCAGCCGGATCACGCCGATGTAGTAAGGAATCGTTTTGGCACTGGTCGCGTCCTGCAGCAGGCTTCCGCCGCCGCTGATCAGTCCGTCGCTTTCCTTGATCGCCTGGCGCACTTCCTTCATATTCATTCGGTGCACCGCCTTGACGCCGTAAATACCCGACGTCCAGGAAGGATCCCCGGAGAGAACGATCGGCTCGAATGCGATGCCGATCCGTTTCCCTTCCTGTTCCAGCGCGGTCAGAATCGACTTGAGCACCGCCTCGTCCCCACTGTTGCGGAATCCGTAGTAGCCCGATATTACAATCTTGCGAGCAGCGGAGACCATTTCTTCCAACACCTTTCGATGATTTGCCATAAGAGCACGAACACCAGGCCGACGATAAT
This genomic window contains:
- the csaB gene encoding polysaccharide pyruvyl transferase CsaB codes for the protein MVSAARKIVISGYYGFRNSGDEAVLKSILTALEQEGKRIGIAFEPIVLSGDPSWTSGIYGVKAVHRMNMKEVRQAIKESDGLISGGGSLLQDATSAKTIPYYIGVIRLAQWIGKPVFIYAQGVGPVSRKFFYPLIHGAFKRSAYVSVRDQESAQLLHAMRMDGSRIEVVPDPVMGLPLPAGATSKFPAEKPGDLPKIGISVRFWNPDRTELAGIADGLRKLAESRSVHFCFLPFHLPDDEAASNYVIERMGDVKSLGSKITTRQTEDPQAMLLEVGRCSALVGMRLHSLIYAASQRIPLAGISYDPKIDNFLGRLKVKAIGTSEEVRPERLAEELAHLLDDAESWKSDREPLIAGLQSEAARPARAIAEYFAQKG